In Arachis hypogaea cultivar Tifrunner chromosome 17, arahy.Tifrunner.gnm2.J5K5, whole genome shotgun sequence, a single window of DNA contains:
- the LOC112766174 gene encoding peroxidase P7 — MARISWKFGLLMMMVVLVGSCSGQLSNENFYSKKCPNVFKAIRSVVRSAVAKEPRMAASLLRLHFHDCFVNGCDGSVLLDDTSSFKGEKTAGPNNNSLRGFDVVDAIKAKVESVCPGVVSCADILAITARDSVVLLGGPNWNVKLGRRDSKTASLAAANSGVLPPPTATLSQLISKFQAVGLSTKDMAALSGAHTIGKTRCTVYRSRIYNDTNIDRTFANARKKNCPIITGTPKDNNVAPLDFKTPNHFDNSYYSNLLNKKGLLHSDQELFNGGSTDSLVRTYTNNQKAFFADFATAMIKMGNIKPLTGSQGIIRRNCRRAN; from the exons ATGGCGCGAATTTCTTGGAAGTTTGGTttgttgatgatgatggttgTCCTTGTAGGAAGTTGTTCAGGTCAACTCTCAAATGAGAACTTCTATTCAAAGAAGTGTCCGAATGTGTTTAAAGCAATAAGATCTGTTGTTCGATCTGCTGTTGCTAAAGAACCTCGCATGGCTGCTTCTCTTCTTCGTCTTCACTTTCATGATTGCTTTGTCAAT GGTTGTGATGGATCTGTGCTACTTGATGACACATCCTCTTTCAAAGGAGAGAAGACTGCAGGTCCAAACAATAATTCATTGAGAGGCTTTGATGTTGTTGATGCCATAAAGGCCAAGGTGGAATCAGTGTGCCCTGGTGTGGTTTCTTGTGCTGATATTCTAGCCATTACAGCTCGAGATTCTGTTGTTCTT CTTGGAGGGCCTAATTGGAATGTAAAACTAGGAAGAAGGGATTCAAAGACAGCAAGCTTGGCAGCTGCAAACAGTGGTGTGCTCCCACCTCCAACTGCTACCCTCAGCCAACTTATCTCCAAGTTTCAAGCTGTAGGCCTCTCTACCAAGGACATGGCTGCCTTATCTG GAGCACACACAATTGGAAAGACAAGGTGCACTGTCTATAGAAGCCGCATATACAATGACACCAACATTGACAGAACATTTGCCAATGCCAGAAAGAAGAATTGTCCAATAATTACTGGAACACCAAAGGACAACAATGTTGCACCCTTGGACTTTAAAACCCCAAACCATTTTGACAACAGCTACTACAGTAATCTCTTGAACAAAAAGGGTCTCCTTCATTCTGACCAAGAACTCTTCAATGGAGGATCCACTGATTCATTGGTTAGGACTTACACAAACAATCAGAAGGCCTTCTTCGCCGACTTCGCGACCGCAATGATTAAGATGGGGAACATCAAACCCTTAACTGGTTCACAAGGGATCATCAGAAGGAACTGTAGGAGAGCAAattag